A region from the Pseudonocardia petroleophila genome encodes:
- a CDS encoding TVP38/TMEM64 family protein, translating into MRRWWKPTLLGAFVVAAVVVALTVGVPPLPEVRAAVADAGWAGPVLFAALYAGLSLTPVPATVLSIAAGVLFGWAVGVPVVMAGAFTGAAIGFLLARHLGRTALDGVGGERLARLDAFLRRRGLVAVLAVRMVPILPFAVINMACGLSALRTRDYLVGSGLGMLPAVTAFVGIGAYGTEPGSLPFLVSAGGLALLLVGGAVLARRRRLA; encoded by the coding sequence GTGCGTCGATGGTGGAAGCCCACCCTGCTCGGCGCCTTCGTCGTGGCCGCCGTCGTGGTGGCGCTGACGGTCGGGGTGCCCCCGCTCCCCGAGGTCCGCGCGGCCGTCGCCGACGCCGGATGGGCCGGCCCGGTGCTGTTCGCCGCGCTCTACGCGGGCCTGTCGTTGACGCCCGTGCCCGCGACCGTCCTCAGCATCGCCGCCGGGGTGCTGTTCGGGTGGGCCGTCGGGGTGCCGGTCGTGATGGCGGGGGCGTTCACCGGCGCGGCCATCGGGTTCCTGCTCGCCCGCCACCTGGGCCGCACCGCGCTCGACGGCGTCGGCGGGGAACGCCTGGCCCGCCTCGACGCGTTCCTGCGCCGCCGCGGGCTGGTCGCCGTCCTGGCCGTCCGGATGGTCCCGATCCTGCCGTTCGCGGTGATCAACATGGCGTGCGGGCTGTCGGCGCTGCGCACGCGCGACTACCTGGTCGGCAGCGGGCTCGGGATGCTCCCGGCCGTCACCGCGTTCGTCGGCATCGGCGCGTACGGCACCGAGCCGGGCTCGCTGCCGTTCCTGGTCTCCGCGGGCGGGCTGGCCCTGCTGCTGGTGGGCGGCGCCGTGCTCGCCCGACGGCGCCGCCTCGCCTGA
- a CDS encoding DUF3152 domain-containing protein, with protein sequence MLRRARLVALAVALGAGLLAVPGVLPDAPPEPTPPPVPASPVPASPVPASPVTAAPTGSPSPAVPPADAAAGILEDVVPQVGTGTTAVVAGSAPAPGFGPVRTVRVEVEGGLPVDGAVFAGFVLATLNDPRGWGRDGAMTFARTDGDAEIVVVLASPDTSAALCRPLVTYGKLSCRSGPRAVLTFHRWVLAHPDYGDDRTGYRHYVVNHEVGHVLGHGHESCPAPGAPAPVMQQQTKGVRPCAPNPWPYP encoded by the coding sequence GTGCTGCGCCGTGCCCGGCTGGTCGCGCTGGCCGTCGCCCTCGGCGCGGGCCTGCTCGCCGTGCCCGGGGTCCTGCCGGACGCGCCCCCCGAACCGACCCCGCCGCCGGTGCCCGCGTCGCCGGTGCCCGCCTCCCCGGTGCCCGCCTCCCCGGTGACGGCCGCCCCGACGGGGTCACCGTCCCCGGCGGTGCCGCCGGCCGACGCCGCCGCCGGGATCCTGGAGGACGTCGTGCCGCAGGTCGGGACGGGGACGACGGCCGTCGTCGCGGGGTCCGCGCCCGCACCGGGTTTCGGTCCGGTCCGGACGGTGCGCGTCGAGGTCGAGGGCGGCCTGCCCGTCGACGGGGCGGTGTTCGCCGGGTTCGTCCTCGCCACCCTGAACGACCCGCGCGGCTGGGGCCGTGACGGGGCGATGACGTTCGCCCGCACCGACGGCGACGCCGAGATCGTCGTGGTGCTCGCGAGCCCGGACACCTCGGCCGCCCTGTGCCGCCCGCTCGTCACGTACGGGAAGCTGTCCTGCCGCAGCGGCCCGCGCGCGGTGCTCACCTTCCACCGCTGGGTCCTGGCCCACCCCGACTACGGCGACGACCGCACCGGCTACCGGCACTACGTCGTCAACCACGAGGTCGGGCACGTGCTGGGGCACGGGCACGAGTCCTGCCCGGCGCCGGGTGCGCCCGCGCCGGTGATGCAGCAGCAGACCAAGGGCGTGCGGCCGTGCGCGCCGAACCCCTGGCCCTACCCCTGA
- a CDS encoding 5-formyltetrahydrofolate cyclo-ligase, with protein MSTRHDHDAGGDADLLAAKAALREEVWTALVDGGVSRFPGARNRISNFTGSEAAAERLRGTDAWAAARTVKANPDSAQLPVRQRALEDGRTVYMAVPRLAEPDPFFLLDPDHLADTPRRAASIAGATRSARRVAVADLEPVDLVVTGCVAVGEDGARLGKGGGFADLEFALATAAGLIGPHTLVVTTVHELQVRPAGTIPTAGHDAPVDLVVTPDRIVDCRGARTGRPTGGIRWSELTEAKIAAIPLLGRLRQG; from the coding sequence GTGAGCACCCGCCACGATCACGACGCGGGCGGCGACGCCGACCTGCTCGCGGCCAAGGCCGCGCTGCGCGAGGAGGTGTGGACCGCGCTGGTCGACGGCGGCGTGTCCCGCTTCCCCGGAGCCCGCAACCGGATCTCCAACTTCACCGGCTCCGAGGCCGCGGCCGAGCGCCTGCGCGGGACCGACGCGTGGGCCGCGGCGCGGACGGTCAAGGCCAACCCCGACTCCGCGCAGCTCCCCGTGCGGCAGCGCGCGCTGGAGGACGGGCGCACCGTCTACATGGCGGTGCCGCGCCTGGCCGAGCCCGACCCGTTCTTCCTGCTCGACCCCGACCACCTCGCCGACACACCGCGCAGGGCCGCGTCCATCGCCGGGGCCACCCGCTCGGCGCGCCGGGTCGCGGTGGCCGATCTCGAACCGGTGGACCTCGTCGTCACCGGCTGCGTGGCCGTCGGCGAGGACGGGGCCCGGCTCGGCAAGGGCGGGGGCTTCGCCGACCTCGAGTTCGCCCTCGCCACCGCCGCCGGTCTGATCGGTCCGCACACGCTCGTCGTCACGACGGTGCACGAGCTGCAGGTCCGCCCGGCGGGGACGATCCCGACCGCGGGCCACGACGCACCGGTCGACCTCGTCGTCACACCCGACCGGATCGTCGACTGCCGGGGTGCCCGCACCGGGCGTCCGACCGGCGGCATCCGCTGGTCGGAGCTGACCGAGGCCAAGATCGCGGCGATCCCGCTGCTTGGGCGCCTGCGTCAGGGGTAG
- a CDS encoding SDR family NAD(P)-dependent oxidoreductase: MGNPGTAPVAVVTGAARGFGREIARRLVARGHRVVITDLDEAAVTATADELGATGIAADARIAADHARVAAAAVELGTVGVWVNNAGVLKAGKVWEQSDDDIALMIDANVHGVIHGSRAAIGVMRERGGHLLNIASMSAHGPVPGLAVYAASKSAVLNFTTSLQGDLDLDGIPIRAHALCPDAADTALVRAEQGHRDTAILHSQKTLLTPGAVADAAMGLLDGKRLVLSLPLRRAVMARSGSVLPSIALPVLARMRAQGERRRVAGS; encoded by the coding sequence GTGGGTAACCCAGGAACGGCTCCGGTGGCGGTGGTGACGGGCGCGGCCCGCGGATTCGGGCGGGAGATCGCGCGGCGGCTGGTGGCGCGCGGGCACCGGGTGGTGATCACCGACCTGGACGAGGCCGCGGTCACCGCCACGGCCGACGAGCTGGGGGCGACCGGGATCGCCGCGGACGCGCGGATCGCCGCCGACCACGCCCGCGTGGCCGCCGCCGCGGTCGAGCTCGGGACCGTCGGCGTGTGGGTCAACAACGCGGGCGTGCTCAAGGCGGGCAAGGTCTGGGAGCAGTCCGACGACGACATCGCGCTGATGATCGACGCCAACGTCCACGGCGTCATCCACGGGTCCCGCGCCGCGATCGGCGTGATGCGCGAGCGCGGCGGACACCTGCTCAACATCGCGTCGATGTCGGCGCACGGCCCGGTCCCGGGGCTCGCGGTCTACGCCGCGTCGAAGTCGGCGGTGCTGAACTTCACCACCAGCCTGCAGGGCGACCTCGATCTCGACGGCATCCCAATCCGGGCCCACGCCCTGTGCCCCGACGCCGCCGACACCGCGCTCGTCCGCGCCGAGCAGGGCCACCGCGACACCGCGATCCTGCACTCGCAGAAGACCCTCCTCACCCCCGGGGCCGTCGCCGACGCCGCGATGGGCCTGCTCGACGGCAAGCGCCTGGTGCTCTCGCTCCCGCTGCGCCGCGCGGTGATGGCCCGCTCCGGGTCCGTGCTGCCCAGCATCGCGCTGCCCGTGCTGGCGCGGATGCGGGCGCAGGGCGAGCGGCGACGCGTCGCGGGGTCGTGA
- a CDS encoding alpha-amylase family protein: MNLSRTADLWWKNAVVYCLDVETFADGNGDGCGDFRGLIQHIDHLDRLGVTCLWLMPFYPSPDRDDGYDITDFYGVDPRLGTPGDVVELVRTARDRGMRVIADLVVNHTSAEHPWFVDARSSRDSPKRDWYVWADERPADAAEGVVFPDQETSRWEYDRRTKQYYLHQFYSHQPDLNVANPEVRDEIARIMGYWMELGLSGFRVDAVPFLLQTDRRQDTVALPDPHDYLADLSAFLRRRNGEAVLLGEVNLPYPDTMPFFGARDGGGACDELTMCFDFIGMQQMYLSLARADAEPLADALRQRPDPPEDGHWATFVRNHDELTLDKLTDSQRAEVFAAFGPDEDMQVYGRGLRRRLPTMLGGDERRVRMVYSLLFSLPGTPVMYYGEEIGMAENLALEGRFAVRTPMQWTPEPHGGFSTADPSTFPGPVVEGEYGPAHVNVRDQVRDPGSLLAWFRLLVDCYRACPELAWGTYTVLDPGPDARPVLAHRCDADGATVVALHNLADDDVEAVPVLPELAGTVLTDVLDPTAEPVRVGKDGSAAVALGPYGCRWLRTG; the protein is encoded by the coding sequence ATGAACCTGTCCCGCACCGCAGACCTGTGGTGGAAGAACGCGGTGGTCTACTGCCTGGACGTCGAGACGTTCGCCGACGGCAACGGCGACGGCTGCGGCGACTTCCGGGGCCTGATCCAGCACATCGACCACCTCGACCGCCTGGGCGTCACCTGCCTGTGGCTGATGCCGTTCTACCCGAGCCCCGACCGCGACGACGGCTACGACATCACCGACTTCTACGGCGTCGACCCGCGGCTGGGCACGCCGGGCGACGTCGTCGAGCTCGTGCGCACGGCCCGCGACCGCGGCATGCGGGTCATCGCCGACCTCGTGGTCAACCACACCTCGGCCGAGCACCCCTGGTTCGTCGACGCCCGCAGCAGCCGCGACTCCCCCAAGCGCGACTGGTACGTCTGGGCCGACGAGCGGCCCGCCGACGCCGCCGAGGGCGTCGTGTTCCCCGACCAGGAGACGAGCCGCTGGGAGTACGACCGGAGGACCAAGCAGTACTACCTGCACCAGTTCTACTCCCACCAGCCCGACCTCAACGTCGCGAACCCCGAGGTCCGCGACGAGATCGCGCGGATCATGGGCTACTGGATGGAGCTGGGCCTGTCCGGCTTCCGCGTCGACGCCGTGCCGTTCCTGCTGCAGACCGACCGCCGGCAGGACACCGTCGCCCTCCCCGACCCGCACGACTACCTCGCCGACCTCTCGGCGTTCCTGCGCCGCCGCAACGGGGAGGCCGTGCTGCTCGGCGAGGTCAACCTCCCCTACCCCGACACCATGCCGTTCTTCGGCGCCCGCGACGGCGGCGGCGCATGCGACGAGCTGACGATGTGCTTCGACTTCATCGGAATGCAGCAGATGTACCTCTCGCTCGCCCGCGCCGACGCCGAACCGCTCGCCGACGCGCTGCGGCAGCGCCCCGACCCGCCCGAGGACGGGCACTGGGCGACCTTCGTGCGCAATCACGACGAGCTGACGCTGGACAAGCTCACCGACTCCCAGCGCGCCGAGGTGTTCGCCGCGTTCGGGCCCGACGAGGACATGCAGGTCTACGGTCGCGGCCTGCGCAGGCGGCTGCCGACGATGCTCGGCGGCGACGAGCGGCGGGTCCGGATGGTCTACAGCCTGCTGTTCTCGCTGCCCGGGACGCCGGTCATGTACTACGGCGAGGAGATCGGCATGGCCGAGAACCTCGCGCTGGAGGGCCGGTTCGCCGTCCGCACCCCGATGCAGTGGACCCCCGAGCCGCACGGCGGGTTCTCCACCGCCGACCCGTCGACGTTCCCGGGCCCGGTCGTCGAGGGCGAGTACGGCCCCGCGCACGTCAACGTCCGCGACCAGGTGCGCGACCCCGGTTCCCTGCTGGCCTGGTTCCGCCTGCTCGTCGACTGCTACCGGGCCTGCCCGGAGCTGGCCTGGGGCACCTACACGGTCCTGGACCCCGGCCCGGACGCCCGACCCGTCCTCGCCCACCGCTGCGACGCGGACGGCGCCACCGTCGTCGCCCTGCACAACCTGGCCGACGACGACGTCGAGGCGGTGCCGGTGCTGCCCGAGCTGGCCGGGACCGTGCTGACCGACGTCCTCGATCCCACCGCCGAACCCGTCCGGGTCGGCAAGGACGGCTCGGCGGCGGTGGCGCTCGGCCCGTACGGCTGTCGGTGGCTGCGCACCGGATGA
- a CDS encoding LLM class flavin-dependent oxidoreductase gives MTVFGFHAPLLVGAACSVATARWCAEWADGLITTNAPLPHLREMVDAYRGAGGRGKLHLQVHVSWAPDEAEAEGIAHEQWRSNVFPPPVCWDIDHVDTFDIVSEHVDIDVVRGVVNVSSDLGRHTAQLAEYAALGFDEIALHHVGREQDAWIDAFGAHVLPQLEDAA, from the coding sequence ATGACAGTCTTCGGCTTCCACGCCCCGCTGCTCGTGGGAGCGGCGTGCAGCGTGGCGACGGCCCGGTGGTGCGCCGAGTGGGCCGACGGCCTGATCACCACGAACGCGCCGCTCCCGCACCTGCGGGAGATGGTCGACGCCTACCGCGGCGCCGGCGGGCGCGGGAAGCTGCACCTGCAGGTGCACGTCAGCTGGGCCCCCGACGAGGCGGAGGCGGAGGGGATCGCGCACGAGCAGTGGCGCAGCAACGTGTTCCCGCCGCCGGTCTGCTGGGACATCGACCACGTCGACACGTTCGACATCGTGTCCGAGCACGTGGACATCGACGTCGTGCGCGGCGTCGTGAACGTCTCCTCCGATCTCGGTCGGCACACCGCACAGCTCGCCGAGTACGCCGCGCTGGGCTTCGACGAGATCGCCCTGCACCACGTCGGCCGGGAACAGGACGCCTGGATCGACGCCTTCGGCGCCCACGTCCTGCCGCAGCTGGAGGACGCCGCATGA
- a CDS encoding MarR family winged helix-turn-helix transcriptional regulator: MTEPDFWSFVDVAVDRAAERLPGLDAGAMRLVLSLYRASNALVYDLESTVHRPRGWSWPGFRVLFVLWTTGEPLEASRVAQLSGMSRAAVSALVNTLVRDGLVSRRTAEHDRRAVELTLTPDGEQALAEAFTAHHERERTWASALTADEAATLTGLLQKLMAGDVAAAANRRR; encoded by the coding sequence GTGACCGAGCCCGACTTCTGGTCCTTCGTCGACGTCGCCGTCGACCGCGCCGCGGAGCGCCTGCCCGGCCTCGACGCGGGCGCGATGCGGCTCGTGCTGAGCCTGTACCGGGCGTCCAACGCGCTGGTCTACGACCTGGAGTCGACCGTGCACCGGCCGCGCGGCTGGTCGTGGCCGGGGTTCCGGGTGCTGTTCGTGCTGTGGACGACCGGGGAGCCGCTGGAGGCCTCCCGGGTGGCGCAGCTGTCGGGGATGAGCCGGGCGGCGGTGTCGGCGCTGGTCAACACCCTCGTCCGCGACGGGCTGGTGTCGCGGCGCACGGCCGAGCACGACCGTCGGGCCGTCGAGCTGACCCTCACCCCGGACGGGGAGCAGGCCCTCGCCGAGGCCTTCACCGCGCACCACGAGCGCGAGCGGACCTGGGCCTCCGCGCTCACCGCCGACGAGGCCGCCACCCTCACCGGGCTGCTGCAGAAGCTGATGGCCGGCGACGTGGCCGCGGCGGCGAACCGGCGGCGGTGA
- a CDS encoding kynureninase, translated as MRDRARELDAADPLAAFRDRFLPAPGVVAYLDGNSLGRPVAGVADRLDAFVREEWAGRLIRGWTEPAGSGGWMRWPEEVGDRIAAAALGAAPGQTVLADSTTVLLYKLVRAAVDHDPGRREIVLDTDNFPTDRYVAEGIAAERGARLRWIETDPAAGITADQVAAAVGPDTALVLLSHVAYRSGWIADAAAITAIAHDAGALVLWDLSHSVGSVELALDAWGVDLAVGCTYKYLNGGPGSPAFGYVRHGLHDRLRQPIQGWMGGHDPFAMGPGYTPAAGVRSLVSGTPPILAAVPLLAGLELLEEAGITAVRAKSRALTAYALDLVDAWLPGVELVSPRDPDRRGGHLTIRGSGFRDVLGALWERGVIPDYREPDGIRLGLAPLSTSFTEVHDGLAVLRELVPGGPS; from the coding sequence ATGCGGGACCGGGCCCGGGAGCTCGACGCCGCCGATCCGCTCGCCGCGTTCCGCGACCGCTTCCTGCCTGCTCCCGGCGTCGTCGCCTACCTGGACGGCAACTCGCTCGGCCGCCCGGTCGCCGGCGTCGCCGACCGGCTCGACGCGTTCGTCCGCGAGGAGTGGGCGGGCCGGCTGATCCGCGGCTGGACGGAGCCGGCGGGGAGCGGGGGCTGGATGCGCTGGCCGGAGGAGGTGGGCGACCGCATCGCGGCCGCCGCACTCGGAGCCGCACCCGGGCAGACCGTCCTCGCCGACTCCACGACCGTGCTGCTCTACAAGCTGGTCAGGGCGGCCGTCGACCACGACCCCGGCCGCCGCGAGATCGTCCTCGACACCGACAACTTCCCCACCGACCGCTACGTCGCCGAGGGCATCGCCGCCGAGCGCGGCGCGCGGCTGCGCTGGATCGAGACCGATCCCGCCGCCGGGATCACCGCCGACCAGGTCGCCGCCGCCGTCGGCCCGGACACCGCGCTCGTCCTGCTCAGCCACGTCGCCTACCGGTCGGGCTGGATCGCCGACGCCGCCGCGATCACCGCGATCGCCCACGACGCCGGCGCGCTGGTCCTGTGGGACCTCAGCCACTCCGTCGGGTCGGTCGAGCTGGCGCTGGACGCGTGGGGCGTCGACCTCGCGGTCGGGTGCACCTACAAGTACCTCAACGGGGGCCCGGGCTCCCCCGCCTTCGGCTACGTCCGGCACGGCCTGCACGACCGGCTGCGCCAGCCGATCCAGGGGTGGATGGGCGGCCACGACCCGTTCGCGATGGGTCCCGGCTACACCCCGGCCGCCGGGGTGCGCAGCCTCGTGTCCGGCACCCCGCCGATCCTCGCCGCCGTGCCGCTGCTCGCCGGGCTGGAGCTGCTGGAGGAGGCCGGGATCACGGCGGTGCGGGCCAAGTCCCGGGCGCTGACCGCGTACGCGCTCGACCTCGTCGACGCCTGGCTGCCCGGCGTCGAGCTGGTGTCGCCGCGCGACCCGGACCGCCGCGGCGGGCACCTGACGATCCGCGGGTCCGGGTTCCGCGACGTCCTCGGCGCGCTGTGGGAGCGCGGCGTGATCCCCGACTACCGCGAGCCCGACGGCATCCGGCTCGGCCTCGCCCCCCTGTCGACGAGCTTCACCGAGGTGCACGACGGGCTCGCGGTCCTGCGGGAGCTCGTCCCCGGGGGGCCGTCGTGA
- a CDS encoding tryptophan 2,3-dioxygenase, whose protein sequence is MDETGTRPLEDGLVSDFTRNLSYGAYLHLTELLSAQHPVSRPEHHDELLFIVQHQTSELWLKLVLHELRTVCDQLAADALRPALKGLARVKHIQRQLTEQWSVLATLTPSEYSEFRSFLGTSSGFQSFQYRAVEFALGNKDAAMLGFFDDDPAARALLADQLARPSLYDEFLRLLARAGHDVPAALLERDVTRAHVFTPDLVPVFRTIYEDSTRFWEAYEACEELVDLEENVQLWRFRHLKTVERVIGFKRGTGGSSGVGFLRRALDLTFFPELYAVRTEIG, encoded by the coding sequence ATGGACGAGACCGGCACGCGACCGCTCGAGGACGGCCTGGTCAGCGACTTCACCCGCAACCTGTCCTACGGCGCCTACCTGCACCTGACCGAGCTGCTGTCGGCGCAGCACCCGGTGAGCCGCCCCGAGCACCACGACGAACTGCTGTTCATCGTGCAGCACCAGACCTCCGAGCTGTGGCTCAAGCTCGTCCTGCACGAGCTGCGCACCGTGTGCGACCAGCTCGCCGCCGACGCGCTGCGGCCCGCGCTGAAGGGGCTCGCCCGCGTCAAGCACATCCAGCGCCAGCTCACCGAGCAGTGGTCGGTGCTGGCCACGCTGACGCCGTCGGAGTACTCCGAGTTCCGCAGCTTCCTCGGCACCTCGTCGGGGTTCCAGTCCTTCCAGTACCGGGCCGTGGAGTTCGCGCTGGGCAACAAGGACGCCGCCATGCTCGGCTTCTTCGACGACGACCCGGCCGCCCGCGCGCTGCTCGCCGACCAGCTCGCCCGCCCCAGCCTCTACGACGAGTTCCTGCGCCTGCTCGCCCGCGCCGGCCACGACGTGCCGGCGGCGCTGCTGGAGCGCGACGTCACGAGGGCGCACGTGTTCACCCCGGACCTGGTTCCGGTGTTCCGGACGATCTACGAGGACTCGACCCGGTTCTGGGAGGCCTACGAGGCGTGCGAGGAGCTCGTCGACCTGGAGGAGAACGTGCAGCTGTGGCGGTTCCGGCACCTCAAGACCGTCGAGCGGGTGATCGGGTTCAAGCGCGGGACGGGCGGGTCGAGCGGGGTCGGGTTCCTGCGCCGGGCCCTGGACCTGACGTTCTTCCCCGAGCTGTACGCGGTGCGGACGGAGATCGGCTGA
- a CDS encoding GNAT family N-acetyltransferase, producing the protein MTVSLHRATADDLPAMATVDGRAFGIDYSDQDLTDLRLILDPDRFVLARDSGTTGGGTTGGGATRGGATRGGGDHAAEGEIVGVAGSFPFAITPPGGAPIAAEGVTWVSVAATHRRRGILRAMLGDLHAGYAAAGTPLAVLTASEGGIYGRFGYGVATTGRNVEIDRSRAVLRADAPDPGGVRFASTAEVRERVPDIHRRWCAGQPGALSRPSPWWDFALLDRPHQRRGGTSRFHLLHADGYVGYRLDSGVCRVVDFFAVTDEARIALWRVLLAMDLVTTVATGAVADDDPLRWLLTDARAVRTTRVGDDVWARVLDTPAVLAARRYAVDVDAVLEVRDPDGYAAGRFRLRGGPDGAECLPTDDAADLALDVPALGAIAFGGTRVHTLARAGRVSAADPAVARRLDAACTAEREPYAGTHF; encoded by the coding sequence GTGACCGTGTCCCTGCACCGCGCCACCGCCGACGACCTGCCCGCGATGGCCACCGTCGACGGGCGCGCGTTCGGGATCGACTACTCCGACCAGGACCTCACCGACCTGCGTCTGATCCTGGACCCGGACCGGTTCGTGCTGGCCCGCGACAGTGGCACGACCGGCGGCGGCACGACCGGCGGCGGCGCGACCCGCGGCGGCGCGACCCGCGGCGGTGGCGACCACGCCGCGGAGGGGGAGATCGTCGGGGTCGCCGGTTCCTTCCCCTTCGCGATCACCCCGCCCGGCGGGGCGCCGATCGCCGCGGAGGGCGTCACCTGGGTCTCCGTCGCGGCCACCCACCGCCGACGCGGGATCCTGCGCGCGATGCTCGGCGACCTGCACGCCGGCTACGCCGCCGCGGGCACGCCGCTGGCGGTGCTCACCGCGAGCGAGGGCGGGATCTACGGCCGCTTCGGCTACGGCGTGGCCACCACCGGCCGGAACGTGGAGATCGACCGGTCCCGCGCCGTGCTCCGGGCCGACGCCCCCGATCCCGGCGGCGTGCGCTTCGCCTCGACCGCGGAGGTGCGCGAGCGGGTCCCCGACATCCACCGCCGATGGTGCGCGGGACAGCCGGGCGCGCTGTCGCGCCCGTCGCCGTGGTGGGACTTCGCCCTGCTCGACCGCCCCCACCAGCGCCGCGGCGGCACCTCGCGGTTCCACCTGCTCCACGCCGACGGCTACGTGGGCTACCGCCTCGACTCCGGGGTGTGCCGGGTCGTGGACTTCTTCGCCGTCACCGACGAGGCCCGCATCGCGCTGTGGCGGGTGCTGCTCGCGATGGACCTGGTCACCACCGTCGCCACCGGGGCCGTGGCCGACGACGACCCGCTGCGCTGGCTGCTCACCGACGCCCGCGCGGTGCGCACCACCCGGGTCGGCGACGACGTGTGGGCGCGCGTCCTGGACACCCCGGCCGTGCTCGCCGCCCGCCGCTACGCCGTCGACGTCGACGCGGTGCTCGAGGTGCGCGACCCCGACGGGTACGCGGCCGGCCGGTTCCGGCTGCGCGGCGGCCCGGACGGCGCCGAGTGCCTCCCGACCGACGACGCCGCCGACCTCGCGCTGGACGTGCCCGCGCTCGGCGCGATCGCGTTCGGCGGAACGCGGGTGCACACGCTCGCCCGCGCCGGCCGGGTCTCCGCCGCCGACCCCGCGGTGGCGCGCCGGCTCGACGCCGCCTGCACCGCCGAGCGCGAGCCGTACGCCGGGACCCACTTCTGA
- a CDS encoding glycosyltransferase, producing MKVAHLVPTLHPGGPETGLVDLAAAAPKAGLELMVVALSTTSDTTQVSALRRLGVPVAELGLAPYDPRAAGRMVRALRERGAELIHTHLPPAEVVGAAAALRMRVPVVSTLHHIENEPADRVDRLRRTARILARQRFMSRTVAISRTQREWYRGLGGPAGDIVVLPDGVVDPGPVDAAERDRVRTILDVGERGTLALSSAPMRRDAGHELLLDAVELIPAATALTVALAGDGPLRPWLESRVAASDALRDRVRFVHRGQDAATLLGSADLVLHTSASGALPTALLRAMAAGVPAVATRVGGVPEIVSADTGVLVPLQPGPIADAIVALAADPARRERLGTAARRRYLAEFEAVGWAQRLRTLYDGVLA from the coding sequence GTGAAGGTCGCGCACCTGGTCCCCACCCTGCACCCCGGAGGGCCGGAGACCGGCCTCGTCGACCTCGCAGCCGCGGCGCCGAAGGCCGGGCTGGAGCTGATGGTCGTCGCGCTGTCGACGACGTCGGACACCACGCAGGTGAGCGCGCTGCGGCGGCTCGGGGTCCCGGTCGCGGAGCTCGGGCTGGCCCCCTACGACCCGCGGGCGGCGGGCCGGATGGTGCGGGCGCTGCGCGAGCGCGGTGCGGAGCTGATCCACACCCACCTGCCCCCGGCGGAGGTCGTCGGTGCCGCGGCCGCGCTGCGGATGCGGGTGCCGGTCGTCTCGACGCTGCACCACATCGAGAACGAGCCAGCCGACCGTGTCGACCGCCTGCGACGCACCGCCCGGATCCTCGCCCGGCAGCGCTTCATGTCGCGCACCGTCGCGATCTCCCGCACCCAGCGCGAGTGGTACCGCGGGCTGGGCGGGCCGGCGGGCGACATCGTCGTGCTCCCCGACGGCGTCGTCGATCCCGGGCCCGTCGACGCCGCCGAGCGCGACCGGGTGCGCACGATCCTCGACGTCGGCGAGCGCGGCACGCTGGCCCTGTCCAGCGCCCCGATGCGCCGCGACGCCGGGCACGAACTGCTGCTCGACGCCGTCGAACTGATCCCGGCCGCCACCGCGCTGACGGTCGCGCTGGCCGGCGACGGGCCGCTGCGGCCGTGGCTGGAGTCGCGGGTGGCGGCCTCGGACGCGCTGCGCGACCGCGTCCGGTTCGTCCACCGCGGGCAGGACGCCGCCACCCTGCTCGGCTCCGCCGACCTCGTCCTGCACACCAGCGCGTCGGGCGCGCTGCCCACCGCCCTGCTGCGCGCGATGGCGGCCGGGGTCCCGGCTGTCGCGACGCGCGTCGGCGGCGTCCCGGAGATCGTCTCGGCCGACACCGGCGTGCTGGTGCCGCTGCAGCCGGGCCCCATCGCCGACGCGATCGTCGCGCTCGCGGCCGACCCGGCCCGCCGGGAACGCCTGGGCACCGCCGCCCGCCGGCGCTACCTGGCCGAGTTCGAGGCCGTCGGCTGGGCACAGCGGCTGCGCACCCTCTACGACGGGGTGCTCGCGTGA